A stretch of Eleutherodactylus coqui strain aEleCoq1 chromosome 9, aEleCoq1.hap1, whole genome shotgun sequence DNA encodes these proteins:
- the LOC136578690 gene encoding rhodopsin, GQ-coupled-like has protein sequence MLTELNHTNCSSCCSSGNRIFTVIFMVALILAILLGNSVILAVFMATKHFRTPQGYLKTSLAVADLALGILVVPFSVYGEIKMLSINASMADEGYEVLFVGSWHPCYLIGPVFAGCTLVSISTIFLLTIERSIAILKPLHKEVVITRRRTLLLILLSWTASFFLAMIPIISSHGGIVLEYNRCSRMCNYAPAPSSPAHVWQILLLFPAFDFSLLGGTLVINALSLTTIHQYTRRRKLLSGTDQEPLRVSFSDIKAAKTIGALTIAFTASFTPIAVFVVGNVLGYQWCTFSFFAFWMLASNSCCNVIIYSVCDQRFREGARQIFKSLRCLCCRSSLH, from the coding sequence ATGCTCACAGAACTAAATCACACCAACTGTAGTAGCTGTTGTTCTTCTGGGAACCGGATCTTCACAGTCATCTTTATGGTTGCCCTTATACTGGCTATACTGCTGGGGAATTCCGTGATCCTAGCAGTTTTTATGGCCACCAAGCACTTCCGTACACCTCAGGGCTACTTGAAGACCTCCTTGGCAGTGGCTGACCTTGCTCTTGGCATCTTGGTGGTTCCTTTCTCTGTATATGGGGAAATTAAAATGCTTTCCATCAATGCTTCCATGGCAGACGAAGGATATGAGGTGCTGTTTGTGGGATCCTGGCACCCATGCTATCTCATTGGTCCAGTTTTTGCCGGATGCACTTTGGTGTCCATAAGCACCATTTTTCTATTGACCATCGAAAGGAGCATTGCCATCCTGAAGCCCCTACATAAGGAGGTAGTGATTACCAGGAGGAGGACATTGCTACTCATCTTGCTCTCCTGGACTGCCAGCTTCTTTCTTGCCATGATCCCCATCATTTCCAGCCATGGTGGTATAGTGTTGGAGTACAATCGTTGCAGCAGAATGTGCAATTATGCCCCGGCACCATCTTCTCCAGCACATGTATGGCAGATACTTTTGCTCTTTCCAGCTTTTGATTTCAGCTTGTTAGGGGGCACTCTGGTAATCAATGCTCTTTCTCTGACCACCATTCATCAGTACACTCGTAGGAGAAAACTCTTGTCTGGGACAGACCAGGAGCCTCTTAGAGTCTCCTTCTCTGATATTAAAGCTGCCAAGACCATTGGGGCTCTGACTATAGCCTTCACTGCTTCCTTCACCCCTATAGCAGTGTTTGTGGTGGGCAACGTATTGGGGTATCAGTGGTGTACCTTCTCATTCTTTGCCTTTTGGATGCTTGCCAGCAATAGCTGCTGCAATGTCATCATTTACAGTGTATGTGACCAACGCTTCCGCGAGGGGGCACGGCAGATCTTCAAGTCCTTGAGATGCTTGTGCTGTAGGAGCTCTCTGCATTGA